Genomic window (Equus asinus isolate D_3611 breed Donkey chromosome 13, EquAss-T2T_v2, whole genome shotgun sequence):
TGAGTAGTGCCTGCTCTAGTCCCACTGTGCCACCCCCGGGACCTGGCCAAAGCCAGTGGACTCTCAGAGGCCAGCAGAGTCAGGGCTGGTCACCAGGGAGCAGCAAGGCCTGGCTGTGAGTGCCCAGGGCGGGGATGGAGGCGGGGATGGGGGTGAGGTTGAGGTGGCTCCAGCCCCAGTGGTGGGATCCGACTTAGGGAGCTCTGAAGCCAGCTCAGCTACGTTCCCAGAGGGCAGGGGTAGAAAGCAATTCCAGGCTGGGCCTCAGCTCTCCTCCGGAGTCATTTCACACACTGTCCCAGTGGTCAGCTGTCCCCAGGGTCGGGGGCAGCCAGCCAGGTGCAGATTCCAGCCTCCCCAGAGTGCTCGCCGCACCGGCTGGTGTTTATTTGCCGTGACTGATATTCCCGGAGAGATGGCCCACTTCACCAGCGCCAGGAAAACAGCAGCTTGTGGGCAGCCACTGGGTCTTGGTTTCCCAGCACTGCTGGCAGCCTGGGCAGCTTCCCCGGTGGTCACCGCCACCACTGTGCACAGCTTCCACCATTCTTCCAGGCCAGCAGCCCCCCAGGTAGCCTCCTCCTCGTCCCACCGCCCTCTTCAGCTGCAGGACTGACTCTGCAAACCGGCCCATGCGGCCTCTCTCCAGATCTGGGCCCTGCCCACAGCGGCCGCTCCTCTACCCAGCTCTCCTTGCAGACGTGCCCTCTTCTCTTTGGTGCCTGCAGAGTTAGCTCCCTGAATCCTTCTGTCTTTCCCTAaagtgccccccaccccaggcgtGACCGCCCTGCTGAGCCCACGTCAGTTCCCAGAGTGCCCAGGGCCCGAGGCAGCCTCTCCAGAGCCCCAATCCTGCCTCTTCAcctcactgcccccaccccaaggcCCCCCTCCCAGCCTGACCCCTTCCCTGCCTGTGCACCCTCGGGGATCCTGGTTTGCTCCAGGTGGCATCTGCTGTCTAGACTCATTCCCCTGAACGTAggccccaccctctcctcctccaccgcCCTCCTCCCCCTAGTCCAGCTCTCTACCCTGACGGCTCAGTGCCGCTGGAAGAACCGTGGGGCAAACAGCTGTTTGGAGAGCCTTGTGGGGGTGGGAGCAGCTGGCGATGCTGGGAGGGAGCTGCAGGGACCCCCAGAAAAAGCCGCAAAGTGACCCAGCACTCAGGACCCAGGAGCATGAGGCTTGAGGGAGGAGAGACAGGTAAAGTATGTAGAActggttgggggtgaggggagtaaGGTGGAAGGACAGGTAAGGAATCTGGAGGCTGGGGACGGGAGCACGAAGCTGAGGATGAATGAGGGGTgggctaggggtgggggtggaggtggagctTCCGCAGGAAATCAAAAGCTGGAAGGTAAAACCCAAAGACCTAAAGCGTGACTGAGCCGGGCAGAGCACGTGGCTCGTCCTCTTCCCAGACGGTCCACAAGCCAGCTGTGTGACCGCGGGCAGGTCACCTTACCCctctggactcagtttccccatctttaaacaAGGCCATTCTAGCTCCAGTAGGGCTAACCTATGAATAGGGATGTTCTTTAGCTTAGAAAAGAGAGCACCCTGGTGACATCTCTCCTTAAAGAGCTATGTTAGTAAAGCTGTGCAACTGTTGAGAGTCATGGTGGGTTATGATCACCCAGGAAGCTGCTcaagccccactccagaccttcTGGAATGACCTTCTGGCTCAGACTGCCTTTAGTGAGGCTCAGGGCCCTGTATTTTCACAagtgccccctgccccccactccccGCCCCTGCCCACGTCTGTGTGGTGCAGCCTGTTTCAGGACCCTGCTTTCCAGGCTGCAGATCCACTGGGAGCAATGCAATTGAGAACTTGTCTCTATCAAGAAACGCCACCACTGAGGATTTCTTCCCTTCAATGGGGAAGCCTGGCCACTCAGGGGCTggcgggggcaggggagggctggGAAGGGCTTGACAATAGAGGTTGCCATTTGACCGGGTCTGACCATGGGGTCTGCACACAGCAGGGATGAATAAGGACCTCAGGGTCAGGGCCAAGGTGGGGCTGTTGCCAGGTCAGGCTGGAAGGAGACATAATCTTCTAACCTCGCCCTTCCACCCTTCCTAGATGGCCAGCCAAGAGTGACCCCGCTGCCCACACCCAATGGCAGTGGGCTGAGCCAGGAGCTTGAAAGCCATTGGCCGGAGATCCAAGAGAGGTCCCCATGTGTGGCTGGTGTTATCCCTGTCATCTATTACAGCATcctgctgggcctggggctgcctggTGAGTGGGGAGCTGGGGCCCGGGGTCTTTGGCAGGCCAGAAATTAGAGTCCTCTTTTGATGGGTGCCAATCCTCTGTGCTGGCCCCCGAGACCCAGGACCATAGATCCCAGGGCTCCCCTTGCCTTTATGGGGGTGATCTGGGTCACCGGGGAACAAAGCATAGTGAGGAGTAAAGGTAAGGGGCTAGGATTTGGGGTGCTTGAGCTAAACCCAAGGTTTCATGCAAGCAGACAGCCCCCTCCTACCCCAGCAGTGGGCACAGTCCTAGGATAGCTGGGTTTGCGCAGGACTGCCCTCAGCTGAGTCCAAAGCTTCCAGTACCATCGAGAGCAGAGctgggggtcggggtgggggtaTGGATGCAGGAAAGGATAGGTGGTCTTGGCCTTGGGGAATACTGCCTGCCCCCCGCCCATTGCCAGGGAAACCCCCATCACAGAGGACGTGGAATACTGGAAAAGGACGGAGAGGGGAACACCACAGGACAGAGCAGGGTTCATCTGGTTAGCCTTCCTGACAAAGTAGGTTTTAAGAAGGGCCTGGAGAGAGGAATAGAGAAGCCAGCACAGCCTCCGGCACAAGCAGATGGGGAGGGACTGTGATGACACCTTGGAAGGCAAAGTCTGAGCAGCCCTTCTAATGCCTCTGACCTCTCCCCTCTGTGACCTCGGTGGTCTTCAGTCAACCTCCTGACCACAGTGGCCCTGGGCCGCCTCGCCGCCAGGACCAGGAAGCCCTCCTACTACTACCTCCTGGCGCTCACGGCCTCAGACGTCGTCACCCAGGTGGTCATCGTGTTCGTGGGCTTCCTCCTGCAGGGAGCAGTGCTGGCCCGAGAGGTGCCCCAGGCTGTGGTGCGCACGGCTAACATCCTGCAGTTCGCTGCCAACCACGCCTCCGTCTGGATCGCCGTCCTGCTCACAGTGGACCGGTACAGTGCCATGTGCCACCCCCTGCACCATCGGGCCGCCTCATCCCTAGGCCGGGCCCG
Coding sequences:
- the GPR142 gene encoding LOW QUALITY PROTEIN: probable G-protein coupled receptor 142 (The sequence of the model RefSeq protein was modified relative to this genomic sequence to represent the inferred CDS: deleted 1 base in 1 codon); protein product: MLGGSCRDPQKKPQVTQHSGPRSMRLEGGETDGQPRVTPLPTPNGSGLSQELESHWPEIQERSPCVAGVIPVIYYSILLGLGLPVNLLTTVALGRLAARTRKPSYYYLLALTASDVVTQVVIVFVGFLLQGAVLAREVPQAVVRTANILQFAANHASVWIAVLLTVDRYSAMCHPLHHRAASSLGRARRAIAIVLSAALLTGIPFYWWLDVWRDTDPPSTLDKVLKWAHCLTVYFIPCGVFLVANSAIICRLRRRGQSGLRPRVGKSTAILLGITTLFALLWAPRIFVMLYHLYVAPVHRDWRVHLALDVANMAAMLNTAVNFGLYCFVSKTFRATVREVIQDARLVCTLGARPEDMVVEPVLKPPELLKGAEL